The Anopheles moucheti chromosome 3, idAnoMoucSN_F20_07, whole genome shotgun sequence genome contains the following window.
TTTATGAATGTGGCATACTGTCAAAGTGCGTTGATTTGTTTACAGTTTGGCGAGGCATGATAAAACAACATTACTACGTTGCTGTATCTCCTGCTGTCCGTGTTCCGTGTCGTGCGTTTATGTGTTTCCTGCGGTGAGTGCGTGATTCATTCATTGGAAAATGTTGCCAGGAATCGGGATGTTCGGCACGGGCGAAGTGACCCACGTGCTCGTGCCAATCCTGCGTGACAAGGGCTTCAACATAGTGGCGATATGGGGTCGCACTGGGAAGGAAGCAGAACAGGCTGCACTCGAGCTAAAGATACCGTTCCACACGGCCAAGATCGACGATGTATTGCTGCGGAAGGATGTTGATCTGGTGTTCATCACCTGTCCGCCGTTTCTGCACTCGCAGATATCGGTGAAGGCACTCGGCATAGGCAAGCACGTCGTTTGCGACAAACCGATGACACTGATGCAGAGCGATGCCCTGAAGATGGTCCGAGCCAGCCAGTATTATCCGACACTTATTTCCATCGTGAACCACTCACTGCGGTTTCTGCCAGCGATTGCACACATGAAACGCGCTATCCAGGAAGGTTACATTGGGGCACCGGGCCCCTGTCTCGATCAGACGCTAATTGATGTGAAGGTGCGAATGGGTCCACTGTTCAACCGGAAACGGTACGACTGGCTGTGCGATGAATCGATGGGTGGTGGAGCGCTTAATCTCGTAGGCAGTCATGTGATAGACCTGGTGAAGTTCCTGACGGAACGGAAAGCGGCCCGAGTGCATGGAACGGTCCGCACGTACGCAATGTACGCATCACATTCGCACACGGGCATTCGGAGAGTAGCCGCACCGGACGTTTGTACGTTTCAGATGGAACTCGAGAGTGATGGAAGCACGACCAGTGGGCTCGTGACGGTCAACATAAACTGTCACGAGTCGAATAATGCGTTTCAGCAGGAAGTTGTCATTTACGGCCCGGCGGGTCATTTGACCGTGCGCGGAGGTGATCTGGTCGGTCACCGGCTGAACGCCGAGACGGGCGCTATCAAGGAGGAAATGTTGTATGTGGACGTGCAGGAtcttcaattttccacctccGACACCACCCTGCCGAGACCGTATGTGAAGGGACTGTGCAAGCTGGTCGGTGCCCTTCGGGATGCTTTCCATCCGAACAAGGAAAGTGCGGGTTGGATTAAGGAGCCGGTACAGGCAGCAGCCACCTTCGAGGATGGCCTATACGTGCAGGCAGTACTGGATGCAATCCGCAAGTCGAGCAATGAACGGTGCTGGACGAAGGTAAACGTCCGCTCCGAATCACCAACAAACCAACAGAAGCAAAATGTACTCACCAATGCTGCCGCCCGCATCGCATCCGTCTCGGCCATCCGGGCCGATCCCAGTATTAATCATACCGGATACTTTTAAGCTATGCGCGGATGTAATCAACCTAACCCTCTTTTAGGTTACATTAGAAACCAGATTGGTTGGTCGAATCATTTTTTATAGAAGCGTTTAGGGAAGCGGAAAgtattgttctttttttttttacaccgcccatacacacacaaatcgtTCTATTTATTGTGCATTTTTTCTACTAATAACATACTAGTACTAGTATTTAATGCCTTACGCGAACAACAATGGGTGATCTTGTCGCGATCACAACTTGCTAAAAAGACATCCGGTATACTGTACTTCGTCTTTTTGATACTCGTGGAGTACAAACCTTTACAATCACTATCGGGGGTTTTTTTATCGTACGTATGACTAAgcttatttattcttttaaaaGTTCATAGCGTGTTTCTAATTTATT
Protein-coding sequences here:
- the LOC128300364 gene encoding glucose-fructose oxidoreductase domain-containing protein 1 gives rise to the protein MLPGIGMFGTGEVTHVLVPILRDKGFNIVAIWGRTGKEAEQAALELKIPFHTAKIDDVLLRKDVDLVFITCPPFLHSQISVKALGIGKHVVCDKPMTLMQSDALKMVRASQYYPTLISIVNHSLRFLPAIAHMKRAIQEGYIGAPGPCLDQTLIDVKVRMGPLFNRKRYDWLCDESMGGGALNLVGSHVIDLVKFLTERKAARVHGTVRTYAMYASHSHTGIRRVAAPDVCTFQMELESDGSTTSGLVTVNINCHESNNAFQQEVVIYGPAGHLTVRGGDLVGHRLNAETGAIKEEMLYVDVQDLQFSTSDTTLPRPYVKGLCKLVGALRDAFHPNKESAGWIKEPVQAAATFEDGLYVQAVLDAIRKSSNERCWTKVNVRSESPTNQQKQNVLTNAAARIASVSAIRADPSINHTGYF